In the Longimicrobiales bacterium genome, one interval contains:
- a CDS encoding DUF2007 domain-containing protein: MSRRAVQTPDRHDPDVVIAEYLYRHEAEFAAGFLAHAGIPHRLQADDAGGADAGVTFSRPARIWVRRADAEAARELLEVTPNAAVTDEQGEHEAEEEDPPKGLFMPAARKNVLASTQNDRLPGRPSDSTELCGSERAVALLLGVGFGALGAGVGGIAPEGQFGMLWTLGMGLLGVAMLVSGLVGRSWGPLRSLLRALSGAVP, translated from the coding sequence ATGTCCCGTCGAGCCGTTCAGACACCTGACCGTCACGATCCCGATGTGGTCATTGCCGAGTATCTCTATCGCCACGAAGCCGAATTCGCGGCTGGGTTCTTGGCCCACGCGGGTATTCCACACCGTCTGCAGGCCGACGACGCCGGCGGGGCTGATGCCGGCGTGACGTTCTCTCGGCCTGCCCGTATTTGGGTCCGACGCGCCGATGCCGAAGCGGCGCGCGAACTGCTTGAGGTCACTCCGAACGCGGCGGTCACAGACGAACAGGGCGAACACGAAGCGGAAGAGGAAGATCCCCCTAAGGGACTCTTCATGCCGGCTGCTCGAAAGAATGTGCTGGCTTCGACTCAGAATGATCGCCTTCCGGGACGCCCGTCCGACTCGACTGAATTGTGTGGATCGGAACGGGCCGTCGCCCTACTACTAGGAGTCGGTTTCGGGGCCCTCGGGGCGGGTGTTGGCGGTATCGCTCCGGAGGGACAGTTCGGAATGTTGTGGACCTTGGGCATGGGATTGCTCGGTGTGGCGATGCTCGTCAGCGGCTTGGTCGGCCGTT
- a CDS encoding GNAT family protein: protein MKNADSRADLPPARIETERFVLRCWSAKDARLFKSALDMSLEALQKWIPWARDEPSPLSLIEERLRQYHNDFNAGKNALYAMMDVDEREVLGGVGLYRRVGPGALEIGYWVRSDLAGMGLATAGTAALTNAGFSIPGISRIEIHCDPRNEPSAAIPRKLGYSLTEIRKDVETSSDDPERSTMVWTLSADEYELTWMRSI, encoded by the coding sequence GTGAAGAACGCAGATTCCCGGGCCGACCTTCCGCCTGCGCGGATCGAGACAGAGCGATTCGTTCTTCGCTGTTGGTCTGCAAAGGACGCGCGTCTGTTCAAGTCCGCCTTGGACATGAGTCTCGAAGCGCTCCAGAAGTGGATTCCCTGGGCGCGGGACGAACCCTCTCCGTTGTCGCTCATCGAAGAGCGACTGCGGCAGTACCACAACGACTTCAATGCGGGCAAAAATGCGCTCTACGCCATGATGGATGTGGACGAGCGTGAAGTGCTGGGTGGCGTGGGCTTATACAGGAGGGTCGGACCCGGAGCACTCGAGATCGGGTACTGGGTCAGGTCGGATCTTGCGGGAATGGGACTGGCGACGGCGGGGACGGCCGCCCTGACGAATGCAGGCTTTTCGATTCCAGGGATCTCTCGGATTGAGATCCATTGTGATCCACGGAACGAGCCGAGTGCAGCCATCCCCAGAAAGCTGGGATACTCGCTAACTGAGATAAGGAAGGACGTGGAGACTTCGTCCGATGATCCCGAGCGTAGTACGATGGTGTGGACTTTGAGTGCGGACGAATACGAACTGACCTGGATGCGATCGATATGA
- a CDS encoding DPP IV N-terminal domain-containing protein → MKIRTLAVALVALALPAFASAQSRLPTMPGYERLTAMTPELAQVQRNASSTASWAEDSESVTFMLAGERMSFDLATGQITPAEGGQGGGRGRRGGPERGRQFVEADSPDGIRKAFYRDRNIYISNMDGTGEVQVTTDGSEADRIKYGTASWVYGEELGQNTAMWWSPDGSKLAFYRFDESPVQDFYLQMTQTDIQSSLDIEAYPKAGTDNPLVDMFVFDVASGEVTEIDVRDGQAFTDDVVGHYVYRVRWSPDGEEVLFNRTNRRQNVMEFTACSPDMGSCRVVIREEWPASWTSNRPYQFFLEDGERFIWESERNGWRNYFLYDLSGELLNPLTSHDSFEAAGVTRVDEENGLLYYMARSGDNHMKQQLHRVRLDGLNDERLTDPAFNHNVSFASNGEHFVDVSQTHDSPPVTVLRTAEGSEVRVLAQVDDSAFDRLGLERVEMFTFTSADGFTELHGMIHKPSNFDPSKKYPVLVSTYSGPGWAGARESFTVPNRYTEAGFLYVTLDARSVGGKGKRALDALYEGMGVVEIDDLAAGIRSLWDRPYVNREAVGIYGTSYGGYASAMALLRYPDVFQAASASSSVTDWRHYDTIYTERYMYTPQDNTAGYDAGSAMTYAANLEGDLLLYYGTADNNVHPNNTMQLIAALQAAGKSFEVQVGPDRGHSGVNPDRMMEFFIQHLVVEKGGIVF, encoded by the coding sequence ATGAAGATCCGCACGCTTGCCGTTGCACTCGTAGCCCTCGCTCTCCCGGCGTTCGCTTCGGCACAGAGTCGGTTGCCGACCATGCCCGGATACGAGCGCCTTACCGCGATGACTCCTGAGTTAGCGCAGGTCCAGCGCAACGCCTCGAGTACCGCTTCGTGGGCTGAGGATTCCGAGAGCGTGACGTTCATGCTCGCGGGCGAGCGCATGAGCTTCGATCTCGCGACGGGTCAGATCACGCCGGCCGAAGGGGGCCAGGGTGGCGGCCGAGGGCGTCGCGGCGGACCGGAGCGTGGTCGTCAGTTTGTCGAGGCCGACTCTCCGGACGGGATACGCAAAGCGTTCTACCGGGACCGAAATATCTACATCAGTAACATGGACGGCACCGGCGAGGTCCAGGTGACCACGGACGGTAGTGAAGCGGATCGCATCAAGTACGGGACTGCGAGTTGGGTCTACGGTGAGGAGCTTGGCCAGAACACGGCTATGTGGTGGTCACCGGACGGAAGCAAGCTCGCGTTCTACCGCTTCGACGAGAGCCCCGTGCAGGACTTCTATCTCCAGATGACGCAGACGGACATCCAGAGCTCGCTCGACATCGAGGCGTACCCGAAGGCCGGGACCGACAATCCACTTGTGGACATGTTCGTTTTCGACGTGGCCAGTGGAGAGGTGACCGAGATCGACGTGCGTGACGGGCAGGCGTTCACGGACGATGTGGTGGGGCACTACGTCTATCGGGTTCGGTGGTCTCCGGACGGGGAAGAGGTCCTGTTCAACCGCACCAATCGAAGACAGAACGTGATGGAGTTTACGGCGTGCAGCCCGGACATGGGATCGTGCCGTGTAGTCATCCGAGAAGAGTGGCCAGCGAGTTGGACGTCGAATCGGCCGTATCAGTTCTTCTTGGAAGACGGCGAACGCTTCATCTGGGAGTCGGAGAGGAACGGCTGGAGGAACTACTTCCTATACGACCTCAGTGGGGAACTGCTGAATCCTCTGACCTCCCATGATTCCTTCGAAGCCGCAGGTGTGACACGCGTCGACGAAGAGAACGGGCTGCTCTACTACATGGCCCGCAGTGGCGACAACCACATGAAGCAACAGCTTCATCGCGTCCGGCTGGACGGCCTGAACGACGAACGGCTGACGGATCCCGCTTTCAATCACAACGTCTCCTTCGCGTCGAACGGCGAACACTTCGTCGACGTGTCGCAGACCCACGATTCTCCGCCCGTGACCGTGCTACGAACAGCTGAGGGAAGTGAGGTCAGGGTACTCGCTCAGGTCGACGATTCGGCCTTCGATCGGCTGGGCCTGGAACGTGTGGAGATGTTCACGTTCACGTCTGCCGACGGCTTCACCGAACTACACGGCATGATCCACAAGCCGTCCAACTTTGATCCGAGCAAGAAGTACCCCGTTCTCGTGTCGACGTATTCCGGTCCCGGGTGGGCCGGAGCGAGGGAGAGCTTCACCGTCCCAAACCGCTACACGGAGGCAGGATTCCTATACGTGACCTTGGACGCCCGCAGTGTCGGTGGGAAAGGCAAGAGAGCGCTCGACGCGCTCTACGAGGGCATGGGTGTGGTGGAGATCGACGACCTCGCGGCGGGAATCCGTTCGTTGTGGGATCGACCCTACGTGAATCGTGAGGCCGTCGGGATCTACGGCACGTCCTACGGTGGATATGCGTCCGCCATGGCGCTCCTGCGGTATCCGGACGTCTTCCAAGCGGCGTCCGCGTCGTCGTCCGTGACGGATTGGCGTCACTACGACACGATCTATACCGAGCGGTACATGTACACGCCGCAGGACAACACAGCAGGGTACGACGCCGGTTCGGCGATGACCTATGCTGCGAACCTCGAAGGGGATCTGCTCCTCTATTACGGGACGGCCGACAACAACGTGCATCCCAACAACACGATGCAGCTGATTGCAGCGCTGCAGGCTGCCGGGAAGAGCTTTGAAGTGCAGGTCGGGCCGGATCGGGGCCATTCAGGTGTGAATCCGGACCGGATGATGGAGTTCTTCATCCAGCACCTGGTCGTCGAGAAGGGTGGCATCGTCTTTTAG